In Bacteroidia bacterium, a genomic segment contains:
- a CDS encoding aminotransferase class IV has protein sequence MIILNGKLYAPGDPEATFLNRSFRYGDGLFETIRIHNGHPLSLDSHLARMTNGMKALKFEFQADSFAEKITSELRRMMEISGIDKHGKVSLRIFRSGEGNYKPISHSPYYLLEGYALKDDYFQSKATYTLTEYTDISLNSNLLSPFKTTSALPYVMAAIHAEEKGFDESVLYCNGYVSETSSSNIFIIEKQKILTPPLSAGCVDGIMRKRVIRLAGELKLNFAEKKLKSRDLSQADEIFLTNSMRGIMPVRQWKDQLLDVRAFTMVPFLKNCLMQMVNSETKK, from the coding sequence ATGATAATTCTCAACGGAAAACTTTATGCCCCGGGTGATCCGGAAGCGACATTCCTTAACCGCTCATTCCGATATGGAGATGGCCTGTTTGAAACTATCAGGATACACAACGGGCATCCACTTTCGCTGGATAGCCACCTCGCGCGGATGACAAATGGAATGAAGGCGCTAAAGTTTGAATTTCAGGCAGATAGCTTTGCTGAAAAAATCACCAGTGAGTTGAGACGAATGATGGAAATAAGCGGAATAGACAAACACGGCAAGGTTTCTCTGCGCATTTTCCGGTCCGGAGAGGGCAACTATAAACCAATCAGCCATTCACCATATTATTTGTTGGAAGGCTATGCATTGAAAGACGATTATTTTCAGTCAAAGGCAACATATACACTCACAGAGTACACAGATATCAGCTTGAATTCCAACCTTTTATCGCCATTCAAAACAACCAGTGCCTTACCCTATGTTATGGCAGCCATCCATGCAGAAGAAAAAGGGTTTGACGAATCGGTTTTGTACTGCAACGGGTATGTTTCAGAGACATCCTCATCCAATATATTTATTATTGAAAAACAGAAAATTCTCACGCCCCCTTTAAGCGCAGGATGTGTGGACGGAATCATGCGGAAGCGGGTAATTCGTCTTGCGGGAGAGCTGAAATTAAACTTTGCGGAAAAAAAGCTCAAGAGCAGGGATCTCTCTCAGGCCGACGAGATTTTCCTGACCAACAGCATGCGGGGAATCATGCCCGTAAGACAATGGAAGGACCAGTTACTGGATGTAAGGGCCTTTACGATGGTTCCTTTTTTAAAAAACTGCCTGATGCAAATGGTCAATTCCGAAACAAAGAAGTAG
- a CDS encoding translation initiation factor, whose amino-acid sequence MAKKKRNTDGIIYSTDPEYLYEGMEDQEDDSPFDPRKQDLRVSRQRLKGNKVVTLITGFRGPESEMKELGKKLKNTCGCGGAVKDGEIMLQGDFKEKVGNELQKLGFKYKFSGG is encoded by the coding sequence ATGGCAAAAAAGAAAAGAAATACGGACGGAATCATTTACTCCACAGATCCGGAATATCTTTATGAGGGCATGGAAGATCAGGAGGATGACTCACCTTTTGATCCCAGGAAACAAGACCTCCGGGTAAGTCGTCAAAGACTCAAGGGAAACAAGGTTGTGACGCTTATTACAGGATTTCGAGGGCCCGAATCCGAAATGAAAGAATTGGGGAAAAAGCTAAAAAACACCTGTGGCTGCGGGGGCGCGGTCAAGGATGGAGAGATTATGCTTCAGGGAGATTTTAAGGAAAAGGTGGGCAATGAACTGCAAAAACTCGGGTTTAAATATAAATTTTCAGGTGGATGA
- a CDS encoding PKD domain-containing protein, whose product MNIPLRLFFQLLSFSFLLGGTIISHAQVTVSTGVPFSQYVTQLEGSGIDIVPGSIIINCDTTNNTGTPAMGAFLGNGAAMGLPGGTVLTTGSITNATPPTGGSQGNNFPGDPTINALPQWGPPFNNTFDACAITFDFVPSCDTVKFRYVFASNEYPTFVNSIDDVFAAFIQGPGFPAFTNIATIPVTNAPVSISNVNAGNNAAFFVANAGGTGYNSRTVVLTGKAAVVPCQTYTLKFVIADESDQILDSGVFLEEVTCGEDPPAVIARNFNNPFSPEAVEECVNGYFTFYNPGDTTVPLTINFTILGTATSGADYVPLPSSVTIPAGKDSLNLPVTIIADGITEGPETLILALNILSCLSDTAVMTILDPFKVDAGPDQGVCSGVPAILGGAPDPLVTYTWQSNIGLQGPLNSANPTATLITTFQQTFNYVVHATDENACTDSDTVKVTFVPLPQADFFLPPAVCVNNVVTITFTKPPIPGATYVWDFGTNVSSVTGAGVGPYVVSWNTPGPKTVSVYVIDNNCVSNTVVKTITVNPIPTATFGALSPVCAGQPTLVNYTGSAQAGATFQWDTDGGLPSPLNGPGPHQLVWNTPGQKEIKLIVIDKGCPSPEFSQFVTVFPVPAATFTTADSVCEGDQVQVVYTGGAAPQASFAWNFDGGQVVNGSGIGPYTIYWPTSGTKQICLQVEENGCISTLFCKNVKVLSQPVASIAPVANQCFTGNSFNFTYNGTPANSISWIFGPDANPAVSNSFNPGAVSYINPGIKTVSVVVSKGGCISDTAKISFEVIPEPSAAFTTSSNGICSDDCITFSYSGIPQGPNQTYLWNFGSGSIPPTSTQPNPPCVTYFSGGVKTVTLTVSYKGCVVSSSQTVTINSRPIVSAGADVAFCEGDGGALINASVTGGTAPYFYSWTCSDPPNCGLSSNAVQDPTANPHVAQATDTVVYYLIVNDVNGCVSNIDSVQVTVKAKPRMNAGPDVFLCEEGLGDFLNGSVAATNHAPQPISYHWQPSLGLSDPNVPNPYARPTQTTIYTLVGTSVNGCSSDVTTLDTLSTVTVHVNPLPVASAGPDTAMCVGDQIQLQGFASGAGPNYQYFWTPATPGTISNPNSATPTIQPLQTTTYTLVVLSNGCYSEGDQIDVIVDTKPTVDAGQNESICLGDSVILPGRADGDPDATFYTYHWSPATGLSNPNIAQPLASPSTTTTYTLEASSNFGCGSDQDVIVITVKPTPEVQALSADTVICEGDEIVLRATHSWTTPTGSPVVYTWTPANQISGSPFLPQVTASPTQTTLYTVQASVASADCPTFDRVLVTVSPKVVAGVSADTTRICSDEETLLTATGGLGNATYTWSPATGLSDAGTATPMAGPDTTTTYTVIVSEGACADTADITIDVNPTPKAGYFTSAPGGCAPLVVSFMENAEGAISFEWDFGDGSGVVNGPNPTHVFELPGSYTVTLKAIGVGGCGDEITMATIEVSEDMLADFRSEPAANETLSLPGATVGFIDLSQNAVSWFWDFGDGNVSRNANPTHTYEQPGEYTVKLTVTDVNGCVETVEYSSYKVVIPEVMIPNVFSPNSDGINDVFRVQYNGNEPFAVKVFDRWGRGFFTADAPNKTWEGTDENGNKAPEGVYFYAISIGDKNYAGNVTLVR is encoded by the coding sequence ATGAACATACCATTACGCTTATTTTTCCAGTTATTGTCATTCAGTTTTCTACTTGGGGGGACGATTATTTCCCATGCCCAGGTGACTGTTTCCACGGGTGTGCCGTTCTCCCAATATGTTACACAACTGGAAGGATCGGGTATAGATATTGTACCTGGCTCCATTATCATTAATTGTGATACAACCAACAATACGGGTACTCCTGCGATGGGTGCATTTTTGGGAAATGGTGCTGCAATGGGCCTTCCTGGTGGCACTGTACTGACGACAGGCTCCATTACCAATGCAACCCCTCCGACAGGGGGAAGTCAGGGAAATAATTTCCCTGGGGACCCGACCATCAACGCCCTTCCACAATGGGGTCCTCCGTTTAACAATACTTTTGATGCCTGTGCGATCACATTTGATTTCGTACCCTCATGTGATACAGTTAAGTTTCGTTATGTATTTGCATCAAATGAATACCCTACATTCGTCAACTCTATTGATGACGTATTTGCGGCATTCATACAGGGACCCGGGTTTCCGGCATTTACCAATATTGCAACCATCCCGGTAACTAATGCGCCGGTATCCATCAGCAATGTGAATGCCGGTAATAATGCGGCATTTTTTGTAGCCAATGCAGGCGGTACCGGATACAACAGCCGCACCGTAGTACTGACGGGTAAAGCAGCTGTCGTTCCCTGCCAGACCTATACGCTCAAGTTTGTCATTGCTGATGAAAGCGATCAAATCCTTGACTCAGGTGTATTTCTGGAGGAAGTTACCTGCGGCGAAGATCCGCCAGCTGTCATCGCCCGGAACTTCAACAATCCATTCAGTCCGGAAGCGGTTGAAGAATGTGTAAACGGTTACTTTACCTTCTACAATCCAGGCGATACCACCGTTCCGCTTACTATCAATTTCACCATCCTTGGTACAGCTACCAGTGGTGCTGACTATGTGCCGCTGCCTTCATCTGTTACGATCCCCGCAGGAAAAGATTCTCTCAACCTGCCTGTAACTATCATCGCTGATGGAATTACTGAAGGTCCGGAAACGCTGATCCTGGCCTTAAATATACTCAGTTGTCTCAGTGATACGGCAGTAATGACGATCCTGGATCCTTTCAAAGTGGACGCGGGGCCAGACCAGGGAGTTTGCTCCGGTGTCCCTGCTATTCTTGGAGGTGCTCCCGATCCGCTGGTCACTTACACATGGCAATCGAATATAGGACTTCAGGGGCCGCTAAACTCTGCCAACCCCACAGCTACGCTCATTACAACATTCCAGCAAACCTTTAACTATGTTGTACATGCAACGGATGAAAACGCCTGTACAGACTCTGATACAGTAAAGGTAACTTTTGTGCCCCTGCCTCAAGCTGACTTTTTCCTGCCGCCTGCGGTTTGCGTAAATAATGTCGTCACCATCACTTTTACAAAACCTCCTATCCCCGGAGCTACTTACGTATGGGACTTTGGTACTAACGTAAGTTCAGTAACCGGTGCGGGTGTAGGTCCCTATGTAGTATCATGGAATACACCGGGTCCCAAAACAGTAAGTGTTTATGTGATTGACAACAACTGTGTTTCCAATACGGTTGTCAAAACAATTACGGTAAATCCTATTCCTACGGCAACATTTGGGGCCCTCAGCCCGGTATGTGCAGGTCAGCCCACGCTCGTAAACTATACAGGCAGTGCGCAGGCAGGCGCAACCTTTCAGTGGGATACTGATGGCGGTCTGCCGTCTCCATTAAATGGCCCCGGCCCTCACCAACTTGTATGGAATACACCGGGACAAAAAGAAATTAAGCTCATCGTTATAGATAAAGGGTGTCCAAGTCCGGAATTCTCTCAATTTGTCACCGTTTTCCCCGTACCTGCTGCAACTTTTACTACCGCAGATTCAGTCTGTGAAGGGGATCAGGTTCAGGTCGTTTACACCGGCGGAGCCGCTCCTCAGGCAAGTTTTGCATGGAACTTTGACGGTGGGCAGGTAGTCAATGGTTCAGGTATTGGCCCATATACCATCTACTGGCCTACTTCCGGTACAAAGCAGATTTGTCTTCAGGTAGAAGAAAATGGCTGTATCTCTACGCTATTCTGTAAAAATGTAAAGGTCCTTTCGCAACCAGTCGCCAGCATTGCACCGGTCGCCAATCAATGTTTTACTGGTAATAGCTTTAATTTTACCTATAACGGTACGCCTGCAAACTCCATTAGCTGGATTTTTGGACCGGATGCAAACCCGGCTGTCAGCAATTCATTTAACCCCGGGGCAGTTTCCTATATCAACCCGGGAATCAAAACGGTTTCTGTGGTCGTTAGCAAAGGTGGCTGTATTTCTGATACAGCTAAAATTTCTTTTGAAGTTATACCCGAACCCTCTGCGGCTTTTACCACCAGCAGTAATGGAATCTGTTCTGATGACTGTATTACTTTCAGTTATTCAGGAATTCCACAAGGCCCAAACCAAACCTATCTGTGGAATTTCGGATCGGGTTCTATACCTCCTACTTCTACTCAACCCAATCCTCCTTGTGTTACTTATTTCAGTGGGGGAGTAAAAACAGTTACACTTACGGTTTCCTATAAAGGCTGTGTGGTGTCCTCTTCACAGACTGTGACCATCAACAGCAGACCTATTGTCAGCGCAGGGGCGGATGTGGCGTTCTGCGAAGGAGATGGAGGCGCACTGATCAACGCCTCGGTAACGGGGGGCACTGCGCCATATTTCTACTCGTGGACGTGTAGCGACCCGCCAAACTGCGGACTGAGCAGCAATGCGGTTCAGGACCCGACGGCCAACCCGCACGTGGCCCAGGCGACCGACACGGTGGTGTACTACCTGATTGTCAATGATGTGAATGGTTGTGTGAGCAATATCGACTCGGTGCAGGTAACGGTGAAAGCCAAACCTCGGATGAATGCGGGTCCGGATGTGTTCCTCTGCGAAGAAGGACTGGGCGACTTCCTCAACGGCAGTGTGGCCGCTACCAACCATGCGCCCCAACCGATCAGCTACCACTGGCAGCCTTCTTTGGGCCTGAGCGACCCGAATGTGCCCAATCCGTATGCACGCCCAACCCAGACGACGATCTACACGCTGGTAGGCACATCGGTGAATGGGTGTAGTTCGGATGTCACGACCCTCGATACGCTGAGCACGGTAACGGTACATGTCAATCCGCTGCCGGTGGCTTCGGCCGGACCGGACACGGCGATGTGTGTGGGCGACCAGATTCAGCTGCAGGGTTTTGCCTCCGGCGCAGGGCCCAACTATCAGTACTTCTGGACCCCGGCGACGCCGGGAACGATCTCGAACCCCAACTCTGCGACGCCGACGATCCAGCCGTTGCAGACGACGACCTATACCTTGGTGGTATTGTCCAATGGCTGTTACAGTGAAGGCGATCAGATCGATGTGATCGTCGATACCAAGCCGACGGTCGATGCCGGTCAGAATGAATCGATCTGTCTGGGCGACAGTGTGATCCTGCCGGGCCGAGCCGATGGCGACCCCGATGCGACGTTCTACACCTACCATTGGAGTCCGGCCACGGGGTTGAGCAATCCGAATATTGCCCAGCCGCTGGCCAGCCCTTCGACCACGACGACCTACACCCTCGAAGCCAGTTCCAACTTCGGTTGTGGCTCCGACCAGGATGTGATTGTCATCACGGTCAAGCCGACGCCGGAGGTGCAGGCCCTGAGTGCCGACACCGTGATCTGCGAAGGCGATGAAATCGTGCTGCGGGCGACCCATAGCTGGACAACCCCCACCGGCAGTCCGGTGGTGTACACCTGGACCCCGGCCAACCAGATCAGCGGTTCGCCTTTCCTGCCCCAGGTAACGGCTTCGCCGACCCAGACGACCCTTTACACGGTGCAGGCTTCGGTGGCTTCGGCGGACTGTCCGACCTTTGACCGGGTACTGGTAACAGTGAGTCCGAAAGTCGTGGCGGGCGTGAGTGCCGACACCACCCGGATTTGTAGTGATGAAGAAACGCTGTTGACCGCCACGGGCGGACTGGGCAATGCGACCTATACCTGGTCGCCCGCCACGGGTCTGAGCGATGCCGGCACAGCGACGCCGATGGCAGGCCCCGATACGACGACCACTTACACCGTCATTGTCAGTGAGGGTGCCTGTGCTGATACGGCAGATATTACCATTGATGTCAACCCGACCCCCAAGGCCGGGTATTTCACCTCGGCACCGGGCGGTTGTGCACCGTTGGTGGTCTCGTTTATGGAAAATGCCGAAGGCGCCATCAGCTTTGAGTGGGACTTTGGCGATGGCAGCGGCGTGGTCAACGGGCCCAACCCCACCCATGTGTTTGAACTGCCGGGCAGTTATACCGTAACGCTCAAGGCCATTGGCGTGGGCGGCTGTGGCGATGAGATCACGATGGCTACCATTGAAGTATCCGAAGATATGCTCGCCGATTTCCGCTCCGAGCCCGCAGCCAACGAGACCTTATCCTTGCCAGGGGCGACGGTAGGGTTTATTGACCTGTCGCAAAACGCCGTGTCCTGGTTCTGGGACTTTGGCGATGGCAATGTGTCGAGAAATGCCAATCCTACCCATACCTATGAGCAGCCCGGAGAATACACCGTCAAGCTGACTGTTACGGATGTCAATGGCTGTGTCGAAACGGTAGAATACAGCAGCTACAAAGTGGTCATACCTGAAGTGATGATTCCCAATGTGTTTAGCCCCAACAGCGATGGCATCAATGATGTCTTCCGGGTGCAGTACAATGGCAATGAGCCCTTTGCGGTGAAGGTATTTGACCGGTGGGGCAGAGGCTTTTTCACGGCCGATGCACCCAACAAAACCTGGGAAGGTACCGATGAAAATGGCAACAAGGCTCCGGAAGGCGTCTATTTCTACGCCATCTCCATCGGCGACAAAAACTATGCAGGTAATGTTACGCTGGTGAGGTAG
- a CDS encoding S9 family peptidase — MNFTAIRLFPAFLLLAVFDFTASFSGFGQTGRLTPEKLWEMGRVSQDDISPDGKTVVFGITRYNLAENKGNRDLYTVSTAGGEIRKITAFEGSESQAKWRPDGKKIGFISSESGSSQLWEMSADGSNKMQVSKVEGGISGFLYAPTGDKILYTRDVKIDSTVTELYPDLPLAKARIIDDLMYRHWNQWHDFSYSHIFVVDYEDGKITGDPIDIMHGEPFDSPMNPFGGIEQIAWSPNGFLIAYTCKKLSGKAFAVSTNSDIYLYDLQAEKTTNLTEGMLGYDLDPVFSPDGKHLAWNSMETPGFESDRNRIFVMNVQSLHKEEITEGLDQEANHPQWSADGKTIYFITGVQATYQLASIEVESKKYRQITSGEHNYNSFNIGDKGLVAAKTTLSSPQELFLVDLKTGKDTPLTTANDFLLKQLAMGKVEKRMIKTTDGEDMLTWVIFPPGFDENKKYPTLLYCQGGPQSAVSQSFSYRWNFQLMAANDYIIIAPNRRGLPSFGQQWNDEISGDWGGQAMKDYLSAVDAVSKEPYVDADRLGAVGASYGGYSVYWLAGNHEKRFKAFIAHCGVFNLESMYGTTEELFFVNHDLGGPYWKNKPNPSYKIFSPHLYAANWDTPILVIHNEKDFRVPLGEGMQAFTAARMQDIPARFLYFPDEGHWVLGPQNGVLWHRVFFEWLDTYLKP, encoded by the coding sequence ATGAATTTTACAGCTATTCGTTTATTCCCGGCGTTTTTACTGCTGGCAGTTTTTGATTTTACGGCATCCTTTTCTGGATTTGGCCAGACGGGTCGCCTAACCCCGGAAAAGCTCTGGGAAATGGGCAGAGTTTCTCAGGATGATATCTCCCCCGACGGTAAAACCGTGGTGTTTGGGATTACCCGCTATAATCTTGCTGAGAATAAGGGAAACCGGGATTTGTACACAGTCTCTACAGCAGGCGGTGAAATAAGAAAAATCACTGCGTTTGAAGGCAGTGAATCGCAGGCAAAATGGCGGCCTGATGGAAAAAAAATCGGGTTTATTTCTTCCGAATCCGGCTCATCCCAATTGTGGGAAATGAGCGCCGACGGGTCCAATAAAATGCAGGTGTCAAAAGTGGAAGGTGGAATATCGGGTTTCCTTTATGCGCCTACAGGTGATAAAATCCTTTATACCAGGGATGTGAAAATCGATTCTACTGTCACGGAGCTTTACCCCGACCTGCCGCTGGCAAAAGCCCGCATTATCGACGATCTGATGTACCGCCACTGGAATCAATGGCATGACTTCAGTTACAGTCATATTTTTGTGGTTGATTATGAAGACGGAAAAATTACCGGCGACCCGATCGATATCATGCATGGTGAGCCATTTGACTCGCCCATGAACCCATTTGGCGGTATTGAACAAATCGCATGGAGCCCCAATGGTTTTCTTATCGCTTATACCTGCAAAAAACTCTCCGGTAAAGCATTCGCCGTCAGCACCAATTCGGATATCTATCTTTATGACCTTCAGGCTGAAAAAACTACCAACCTTACCGAAGGCATGCTGGGCTATGATCTGGACCCTGTGTTTTCTCCCGATGGAAAACACCTTGCGTGGAACAGTATGGAAACTCCGGGATTTGAATCTGACCGCAACCGGATATTTGTTATGAATGTGCAATCGCTGCACAAAGAGGAAATTACAGAAGGCCTCGACCAGGAAGCCAATCACCCGCAATGGAGCGCAGATGGTAAAACGATCTATTTTATCACCGGTGTACAGGCAACCTATCAGTTGGCAAGTATTGAAGTGGAAAGTAAAAAATACCGCCAGATTACTTCCGGAGAGCATAATTACAACAGTTTCAATATCGGCGACAAAGGCCTCGTAGCCGCAAAAACCACGCTTTCTTCCCCGCAGGAATTATTTCTTGTCGATCTGAAAACAGGCAAAGATACTCCGCTTACGACCGCCAACGATTTTCTGCTCAAGCAGCTTGCAATGGGGAAAGTGGAAAAAAGAATGATCAAAACTACCGATGGAGAAGATATGCTCACATGGGTGATTTTTCCTCCCGGGTTTGATGAAAATAAAAAATACCCCACGCTGTTGTACTGTCAGGGCGGGCCACAGTCTGCGGTCAGTCAGTCTTTTTCCTACCGGTGGAATTTTCAACTGATGGCTGCCAATGACTATATCATCATCGCCCCCAATCGTCGGGGTTTGCCTTCCTTCGGACAACAGTGGAATGATGAAATCAGCGGTGACTGGGGCGGGCAGGCCATGAAAGATTATCTCAGCGCAGTGGATGCGGTTTCCAAAGAACCTTATGTGGACGCCGACCGTCTGGGTGCTGTAGGGGCCTCGTATGGTGGATACTCAGTGTACTGGCTGGCCGGCAATCACGAAAAACGATTTAAGGCTTTTATCGCACACTGCGGGGTATTTAATCTGGAGAGCATGTATGGAACGACGGAGGAACTGTTTTTTGTAAACCATGATTTGGGTGGACCATATTGGAAAAACAAGCCCAACCCTTCCTACAAAATATTTTCTCCCCATTTGTATGCCGCAAACTGGGATACGCCTATTCTGGTGATTCATAATGAAAAGGATTTTCGTGTTCCGCTGGGTGAGGGAATGCAAGCTTTTACTGCGGCGCGAATGCAGGATATCCCGGCTCGTTTTCTCTATTTCCCGGATGAAGGACACTGGGTGTTGGGGCCACAAAATGGCGTCTTATGGCACCGGGTATTCTTCGAATGGCTGGATACGTACCTGAAACCCTAA